Proteins encoded in a region of the Trypanosoma brucei gambiense DAL972 chromosome 11, complete sequence genome:
- a CDS encoding ATP-dependent helicase, putative gives MSSSRKRPRESGVGDLHITVEAQQADGIPPTACARHLSLLLQQRQQQRLRLAAAPLSFSYAPVTVLSPWQRVTLSSFQRLHGSEQDERHAVGLRRALQRDLGRYMEDTKRREERIRAEQREARARLGGRLSTAVGKLWSRRGDIFQQLLAVEFDEVKQRRAEQRQEDLLREAENLTRTLLESIFSDVKCNDKDDGGRGGNISENVVALLEGGDETNISCGAQLETSLSLLDTQGGNRQLRDYQRSALRWMTNLYSRGLNGILADEMGLGKTIQTIALLAYYAEYKNDWGPHLIVVPTTVVLNWKAEFQRWCPGLQVIVYMGSKKERHRVRQGWMQEDAFNICITSYNQVVKDRVVFRRRPWGFLVLDEAHQVKNFMSKKWQSLFDLQVEYRLLLTGTPLQNSIMELWSLFHLLLPSASAFSSDQEFREWFSNPMEEMVTGRAALNEGIVRRLQALLRPFMLRRLKKDVEAQLPSKTEKVVMCRLSRRQRMLYDDYMQLAETRERISGGARGVLGVLLALRKVCNHPDMFEERRTVTPMALDHQSEIVIEVPRDVLLRGNNYSGCYRFQKWRLCIDDVSLPSQRGEPHDVARVEDGTLFDDSWLHCTKLYVLTVDHWWRMQEQEISRYIARYSTDNFHWPSDVPRIPPGNEGLSEDIMSVIQSYVEEEMMTTDQRRRMTTAIQVERYHRMSASVCVGYPNCLHIALPFQEQEDVRWGEGKCCALSHLPRGLRPTLRQRVNAVLPIAFKVAVYVPAAVAARPPRLHCRLPVAHYQSFRAHCRRSLAPLLAIALPPPASQFSRKTSNRANLFDASPFLYELWPLYVRRCFSFPDRHLLIHDCGKLQFLKHCLKQLRREGHRMLIFTQFVHMLNILERFLALIGLPYLRIDGSTQPERRQAYVDWFNEDERITCMILSTRSGGIGLNLTGADTVIFYDSDWNPTMDLQAQDRCHRIGQTKPVTIYRLISEHTVEESILQKARERKKLNNVVIRGGQFHAMANVDDVYEDTSAALAALSNPVQLRSFFHDLDEDATVVADDPLPGNGHQDNGGRCDIKEGSGTENNEAVDIRVEMMRLEDQEDREAQQNVEEELRKLEEQKRNDEEELGDEDKDEEDEDEDGHPQQRRGEGREEGEMMADPMVAVSLMSGRGSPAVLQKRRDILRRQRTPLDQLLSLQYAVCHNVEARRRYAGLCESYARQVGEDELPLFTETFNS, from the coding sequence ATGTCAAGTTCGCGAAAACGCCCCCGCGAGAGTGGTGTTGGTGATTTACACATCACTGTCGAGGCCCAACAAGCAGACGGTATTCCCCCCACAGCTTGTGCCCGACATCTTTCGTTGCTTTTGCAGCAGCGtcaacagcagcggctgcGACTTGCCGCggcccctctttctttcagcTATGCACCCGTCACTGTTCTTTCGCCATGGCAGCGGGTGACTCTGTCCTCTTTCCAGCGTCTGCACGGCAGTGAACAGGATGAACGTCACGCCGTCGGCCTCCGCCGCGCGCTCCAGCGGGATCTCGGGCGATACATGGAGGACACGAAACGCCGCGAAGAGCGCATTCGAGCGGAGCAACGGGAGGCACGTGCAAGGCTTGGGGGTAGACTCTCCACCGCTGTGGGGAAATTGTGGTCGAGGCGTGGGGACATTTTCCAGCAGCTCCTGGCGGTCGAGTTTGACGAGGTGAAACAACGTCGGGCGGAGCAACGGCAGGAAGATCTGTTGCGGGAAGCTGAAAACCTCACTCGCACGCTCTTGGAAAGCATCTTTTCCGATGTGAAGTGTAACGATAAAGATGATGGGGGGAGAGGTGGGAACATCAGTGAAAATGTGGTTGCACTTCTGGAGGGCGGGgatgaaacaaatataagCTGTGGTGCACAGCTGGAGACCTCACTGTCATTACTCGATACTCAAGGGGGCAACAGGCAGCTGCGTGACTATCAACGCTCCGCTCTCCGTTGGATGACAAACCTGTACAGCAGGGGGCTGAACGGTATTTTAGCTGATGAAATGGGGCTTGGGAAAACTATTCAGACAATTGCATTGCTTGCTTACTATGCTGAGTATAAGAACGACTGGGGACCTCACCTTATTGTCGTCCCCACAACGGTTGTGTTAAACTGGAAGGCGGAATTCCAGCGCTGGTGTCCGGGTCTTCAGGTCATTGTATATATGGgctcaaaaaaagaacgacATCGGGTGCGACAGGGGTGGATGCAGGAGGATGCATTTAATATTTGCATTACCTCCTACAACCAGGTGGTGAAAGACCGAGTGGTCTTTCGCCGGCGCCCATGGGGATTCCTCGTCCTTGATGAGGCGCATCAAGTTAAGAACTTTATGAGCAAAAAATGGCAATCTCTCTTTGACCTTCAGGTCGAATATCGGCTGCTGCTGACCGGCACGCCCCTACAAAACTCTATAATGGAGCTTTGGTCTCTTTTTCACCTGCTCCTTCCGTCCGCATCGGCGTTTAGCTCCGATCAGGAGTTTCGTGAGTGGTTCAGTAATCCCATGGAGGAAATGGTCACGGGGCGCGCCGCCCTCAACGAAGGTATCGTGCGTCGGCTGCAGGCTTTGCTTCGACCTTTCATGCTTCGACGACTGAAAAAGGACGTGGAGGCACAGCTACCCTCCAAGACGGAGAAGGTCGTCATGTGCCGACTATCACGGCGACAGCGAATGCTCTACGATGATTATATGCAGCTGGCAGAAACGCGTGAGCGAATTAGCGGTGGGGCGCGCGGCGTATTGGGAGTTTTATTGGCACTCCGTAAGGTCTGCAATCACCCAGATATGTTTGAGGAGCGGCGAACCGTTACGCCAATGGCCTTAGACCATCAAAGTGAGATTGTGATTGAAGTCCCACGAGATGTCCTGCTTCGTGGAAATAACTACAGCGGCTGTTACAGGTTTCAGAAGTGGAGGTTATGCATCGACGATGTATCCCTCCCTTCCCAAAGAGGAGAACCGCATGACGTGGCACGTGTGGAGGACGGCACCTTATTCGACGATTCCTGGTTACATTGCACCAAGTTGTATGTACTGACAGTAGATCATTGGTGGAGGATGCAAGAACAGGAAATCAGTCGGTACATCGCCAGATACTCGACTGATAACTTCCATTGGCCATCTGATGTGCCCCGGATCCCGCCAGGGAACGAAGGGTTGAGTGAAGACATCATGTCGGTGATACAGAGCTACGTAGAGGAAGAAATGATGACGACGGACCAACGCCGACGTATGACAACTGCCATACAGGTAGAGCGGTATCATAGAATGAGTGCTTCAGTGTGTGTAGGGTACCCAAATTGTCTTCACATTGCTCTCCCATTCCAGGAACAAGAGGATGTGCGATGGGGCGAAGGGAAATGTTGTGCTTTGTCGCACTTACCAAGGGGATTGAGGCCGACGTTGAGACAACGCGTCAACGCTGTTCTCCCCATAGCGTTTAAGGTTGCTGTCTACGTACCAGCCGCGGTAGCCGCTCGACCTCCGCGGTTGCACTGTCGTCTACCGGTGGCCCATTATCAGTCATTCCGCGCACACTGCCGAAGGAGCCTTGCTCCGTTGCTTGCCATAGCTTTACCTCCACCAGCTTCGCAATTTTCTCGTAAGACGAGTAATCGCGCAAACTTATTTGATGCTTCGCCCTTTCTTTACGAGCTTTGGCCACTCTACGTCCGTCGTTGCTTCAGCTTCCCAGACAGGCATCTGCTTATTCACGACTGTGGCAAACTGCAGTTCTTGAAACACTGCCTCAAGCAGCTGAGGCGGGAGGGGCATCGTATGCTTATATTCACACAGTTTGTTCACATGCTCAACATACTGGAACGCTTTTTAGCCCTTATCGGTTTGCCATACCTGCGTATTGATGGTAGCACGCAGCCGGAGCGGCGCCAGGCATACGTCGACTGGTTCAATGAAGATGAACGCATTACGTGCATGATTTTGTCCACCCGCTCGGGCGGCATCGGACTGAACCTGACAGGAGCGGATACGGTGATTTTCTACGACAGCGACTGGAACCCTACAATGGATCTCCAAGCGCAGGACCGTTGCCACCGCATAGGACAAACAAAGCCGGTGACAATATATCGGCTTATCAGTGAGCATACCGTGGAAGAGAGTATTTTGCAAAAGGCACGCGAGCGGAAGAAACTCAACAATGTGGTCATCCGTGGAGGGCAGTTCCATGCCATGGCAAACGTGGATGACGTCTATGAAGACACCAGTGCAGCCTTAGCTGCACTGTCGAATCCCGTGCAGTTGCGAAGCTTTTTCCACGATTTGGATGAAGACGCCACTGTCGTGGCGGACGACCCTCTTCCAGGCAACGGACACCAGGACAACGGTGGACGCTGTGACATTAAGGAAGGTAGCGGAACAGAAAACAACGAAGCAGTGGACATCCGTGTGGAAATGATGAGACTGGAGGATCAAGAGGATCGCGAGGCACAGCAGAAtgtggaggaggaactgCGCAAGCTTGAGGAGCAGAAGCGGAACGACGAAGAGGAACTTGGTGATGAAGATAAagatgaggaggatgaggatgaggacGGGCACCCACAGCAAAGGAGAGGcgaaggaagagaggaaggggaaatgaTGGCAGACCCGATGGTTGCCGTCAGCCTCATGTCGGGACGCGGATCGCCCGCTGTGCTCCAGAAACGACGTGACATATTGAGGCGTCAGCGGACTCCCCTCGACCAATTGCTGTCGCTGCAGTACGCTGTTTGCCACAACGTCGAAGCGCGACGGCGTTACGCTGGGTTGTGTGAAAGTTACGCACGGCAAGTAGGTGAAGATGAGTTGCCTCTATTTACGGAAACATTTAACTCGTAA